Proteins encoded in a region of the Shewanella polaris genome:
- a CDS encoding diacylglycerol kinase, with the protein MKPENNHGLKRVFRATGFSILGLKSAWKNEAAFRQETVLACLMLPVALLLNISSTERILLIMAVLIVLIVELLNSAIEAVVDRVGDEIHPLSGQAKDIASAAVFISLVLCAFTWGIIIWPLLS; encoded by the coding sequence ATGAAACCAGAGAACAATCATGGTCTAAAACGCGTATTTCGAGCTACAGGGTTTTCAATATTAGGTCTAAAGTCAGCATGGAAAAACGAAGCGGCATTTAGACAAGAAACAGTGCTTGCTTGCCTAATGCTACCCGTTGCACTGCTACTCAACATCAGCAGTACTGAACGTATTTTACTTATTATGGCCGTGTTAATTGTATTGATTGTTGAATTATTGAACTCAGCTATTGAAGCGGTAGTTGATCGGGTTGGTGATGAGATCCACCCACTCAGTGGACAGGCAAAAGATATTGCGTCAGCAGCAGTCTTTATCAGTTTAGTATTGTGCGCGTTCACATGGGGTATCATCATTTGGCCATTACTGTCTTAA
- a CDS encoding LysR family transcriptional regulator — protein sequence MDTDLLKTFLEVSRTRHFGKAAENLYLTRSAVSFRIKQLENILGIELFERLRNNIQPTPAGERMLGHAEAVLNAWERAKQDITLNQQHNAQLTLSTGNNIWDSYFQGFLQPLHLCLEGVALRTDVLSTLVMNRQLIARTLDIAITFDPPKLDEVTLVKLAQVKLYLVSKQQNVNLTQTPNLPYVKVDWGTAFNITHAQDFTMLPIPVLHTSSARMALDFILNNGGCAFLPEALIQPLLDNRTLFYVNDAKCIRRHVYAAYWAENERLAYIEKAISILTLNESTD from the coding sequence ATGGATACAGATTTATTAAAAACCTTCTTAGAAGTATCTCGAACTAGGCACTTTGGTAAAGCGGCAGAAAACCTTTATCTCACTCGAAGCGCTGTTAGTTTTAGGATAAAACAATTAGAAAATATTTTGGGTATAGAACTTTTTGAGCGCTTACGTAACAATATTCAACCAACACCTGCAGGTGAAAGAATGCTTGGTCACGCTGAAGCGGTTCTTAATGCTTGGGAAAGGGCAAAACAGGATATTACTTTAAACCAACAGCACAACGCTCAATTGACATTATCTACTGGTAATAATATTTGGGATTCGTATTTTCAAGGCTTTTTACAGCCATTACATTTGTGCTTAGAAGGTGTTGCTTTAAGAACTGATGTTTTGTCTACATTGGTAATGAACCGCCAACTAATAGCACGCACTTTAGATATCGCAATCACTTTTGATCCCCCTAAATTGGACGAAGTGACATTGGTTAAGCTTGCTCAAGTCAAACTATACTTAGTGTCTAAACAACAGAACGTTAATCTAACTCAAACACCTAATTTGCCTTATGTTAAAGTGGATTGGGGGACAGCCTTTAATATTACCCACGCTCAAGATTTTACGATGTTACCGATACCGGTATTACATACCAGCTCTGCCCGTATGGCCTTGGATTTTATCCTCAATAATGGTGGTTGTGCATTTTTACCTGAGGCACTTATTCAACCCTTGTTAGATAATCGCACATTATTTTATGTGAATGATGCTAAATGTATTCGCCGACATGTGTATGCTGCTTATTGGGCCGAAAATGAACGACTGGCATATATTGAAAAAGCTATTTCAATTTTGACGCTCAATGAAAGCACCGATTAG
- a CDS encoding DUF413 domain-containing protein, giving the protein MSQQSFINAKQAIGAHTNGTNDSFHSSKRFYDDVNFPKGFKRCGDFTSKEADLLEQHGQAMKNLAEGSQIPCNVDEDQFVQVSQGKLPASTAMELLWIKYCRLAKGKPFYAVVGTIHTPSSAKVEIEFDDIESDASDTDEAE; this is encoded by the coding sequence ATGTCTCAGCAATCATTTATCAATGCGAAACAAGCTATTGGAGCTCATACCAATGGGACCAATGACAGCTTTCACTCTTCTAAACGCTTCTATGATGACGTTAATTTCCCTAAAGGATTTAAACGTTGTGGTGACTTTACCAGTAAAGAAGCGGATTTGCTTGAACAACACGGTCAAGCAATGAAAAATTTGGCTGAAGGTAGTCAAATTCCATGTAACGTTGATGAAGATCAATTTGTACAAGTTTCCCAAGGTAAATTGCCCGCCTCAACCGCAATGGAATTATTGTGGATTAAATATTGTCGCTTAGCAAAAGGCAAACCCTTTTATGCTGTTGTAGGCACGATTCATACTCCCTCTAGCGCTAAAGTCGAAATAGAATTTGACGATATTGAAAGTGATGCATCTGACACCGATGAAGCTGAATAG
- a CDS encoding DUF481 domain-containing protein: MIKPFFCIAIMLFGTQTAISAQSQSDHSSTTDKYTIDIGVFYANSDSNMAVTNPKNGGIFLIDFEDEFLLAEEQYLPYFEFTYEFNQRHKLFIDWKSLDREANNNSISQDFILEDIDGQDYLIETGAALNTEFNIDILRIGYGYDIWQGSNYAVGVSVGLHTMFVEIEFQGNIGTCALDSSLTSQCSNVVATPNVVDYSVTAPLPNLGVYGSYEFYPDLTFSAHAQYFTIKYDDVDGSLIDVRLGVEAKICDNWSLKLAYNYYDVDISIEKQRRINDNNIKTFDHNINYSFTGPMFAISYAF, encoded by the coding sequence ATGATTAAACCTTTTTTTTGTATTGCCATAATGTTATTTGGTACTCAGACGGCGATTTCAGCTCAGAGCCAGAGTGACCATTCATCAACAACAGATAAATACACCATAGACATAGGTGTGTTTTATGCTAACTCCGATTCAAATATGGCTGTCACAAATCCTAAAAATGGTGGTATTTTTCTAATAGATTTTGAAGATGAATTTTTACTCGCTGAAGAACAATACCTACCCTACTTTGAATTTACCTACGAATTTAATCAACGACATAAACTTTTCATCGATTGGAAATCCTTAGATCGCGAAGCTAATAACAACTCAATAAGTCAGGACTTTATCCTTGAAGATATTGACGGTCAGGACTATTTGATTGAAACAGGAGCAGCCCTCAATACCGAATTCAACATTGATATATTACGTATCGGCTACGGTTATGATATTTGGCAAGGATCAAATTATGCAGTAGGAGTTTCCGTGGGTTTACACACTATGTTTGTCGAAATTGAATTTCAGGGAAATATAGGCACATGTGCGCTAGATTCAAGCTTAACAAGTCAATGTAGTAATGTGGTCGCTACACCAAACGTCGTTGATTACAGCGTTACTGCACCATTACCAAATTTAGGCGTTTATGGTTCTTACGAGTTTTATCCAGATTTAACATTTTCTGCACATGCACAATATTTTACCATTAAATATGACGATGTTGACGGGTCGTTAATCGATGTCCGTTTAGGTGTTGAAGCAAAAATTTGTGACAACTGGTCACTGAAACTAGCCTACAATTATTATGATGTTGATATCTCAATAGAAAAACAACGTAGAATAAATGATAATAATATAAAAACTTTTGATCACAATATTAACTACAGTTTTACAGGCCCCATGTTTGCTATTTCTTATGCATTTTAG